In the bacterium SCSIO 12741 genome, GATCAATTTCGATAGGATCACAGGCTTTTACTATTGCCCAATGAATCCATCTTTAATTGTATCTGCTATGCCTTTGCTCGCTAAGTACTTTCTAAATACACTATTACTCATCGACCTGATCATGGCTTTAGGCTTTGGTCTTTTCTCCTGGTTCTTTCCCCTCGAAACATTTGGAACCCTCATCGATATTCCAGAGGCCCACACTTCTCTAATTCTCGCCTTGTTTGCCAGCCAGTCGATTTTTTATGTTCTCCTGGGCCTTGTTTGCTGGATAGGTATTCGAGTCCCTTATCCTGTTGGGCTATGGATTGGCTGTTTAATCGCCTTCCGCCATGCCGTTGTGGGATTTGCCAAATGGGGGGATGTGGGCAAAGAATGGTTAATCGGAAATCCCTATCCGGATTTGATCATTCATGCCACACTTTTTTGGGCCTACACTTTGGCTTTATGGATTACTTACCAGCAAAGAACCAAGACCATGAGCTAAGGGTTAACTGGCCCATCGGTACTCGAGTCGTTAGCTAAATTCTTCGATATTTATACCTTTCTACCATGAACCGAGAATACCGACTAAAAATCTGCCGAAAATGCCAGAATCGTGGTTTTAGCATGGAACACGGCGTCATTTGTAAACTAACCTCCAAGCCAGCAGATTTTGGCAGCACTTGTCCTCTATATAAGTTGGACGAAGAAGCGCTCATAAAAAACAGAATTGAAGATATCCGTCGAGCCGAAGCAGAAGTTCAAGAAGAAAGCCTGGGAATGTCGGCTATTGGCATAAAATCGAGAAAAGGGGCTGGCTGTTTTATCATGATTGTGGCGGGAGGATTCAGCGTCTTTACCATATTGACTCTTGAAGTCATATCCATATGGGTTAGTGTTTTGTTTGTAGTGGGAGTGATCACCTTTATCATGGGTGTGCTAAAAGAACGCCAGAAAAAAGCAGAAAATCGAAATGTAGATTCAGCTATTGATGACATGCTAAAAGATGAGGAAGGGCATGATTAAGGTCGGTTTATCGACCAAAAACCGTGAAAAAAGCCAAAAAATTCCTGGTCGGACCCAAAAAATGTGCATTTCGTCCATTATTTAACATGTCACAAAACATCGACTCTTTATTTTTGTTGTTCCTATATGGTCGGTAAGTAAGAGTAAGAACAACCATAAGCCTCCGCGGGCTGCGGGTTGGCTGGAGTCAAATAGCTGCCGATTGTCACAAATGAGCTACTTCTATTTTTTGCGTCTGAATAGAAGTAGCTTTTTTTTATGCCTTCGATAACAGGGTTCTGTTAGCCAAGAAATAAAGTAAGCGAGCTCCTACATTCTGGTCCCATTCACCATGATTGTCGGGAGAAACCTCACACAGGTCGAATCCAATGATTTGTTTTCCAGCCATTGGAATGCTTTGAATCAAATAGGTTAGTTGGTCATAGGATAATCCTCCTGGAACGGGGGTTCCGGTATGGGGACACAAGGACGGATCAAGTCCGTCGATATCCACTGACAGATAGACTTTATCTGGTAAGGCCGAAATTATTCTATCCACACAAGTTTTCCAGCTCTCCCCTTCCAGCAATGCCTTTTTTAAAGAGCGATCGGTAAAAGCCTGGATTCGATTATCCTCTTGAATCAGATGCCATTCCTGTTCGCAGAAATCACGAATACCAACCTGAACCAACTTTTTGACCGAAGAAACTTCCTTGAGCATATTGTACATGATGGAGGCATGAGAGTAGGTAAAACCTTCATAAGCCGGGCGCAAATCCGCATGGGCATCGATTTGGAGAATGCCATACTCGGGGTGGATATCGCCAAGAGCCTTCATCAATCCCAAAGGACAGCTGTGTTCTCCACCAACAAGTCCTACCAATTTCCCTCGATTAAGCCATTGTGCACTTTCCTCCTTTACCCAAGAGCCAACCTGATTACTCCATTGATTGACCTGGACCACTTTGGCCTTTAAATCCGAAGTTAGTGCCTGCCCATTTTCAAGTGCATCAATTACTTCTTCACTGGCTGCTGAAGCCTGTTCATTCCATTGCTCCATTTCCTCATTTAAGGGAAGTGTTGCAATTCCGAGGTTCCAGGCTTCTGAAACATCTTCATCAAAAAAATCGAGCTGAACAGATGCTTCTATAATGGAACGAGGCCCATTGGCTGTTCCTCTTCGGTAAGACGTTGTAGCATCCCAGGGAACCGAAAGCAAAACAAGCTTTCCTTCTTCAGGCGAAAACGGAAATCCAAAATAATTACCGTTGTTTACTCCTACTCCATTGGGGTCAAACGAGTGATCCATGAAGCATTTTTTTGATGTAGTTGGGTTGAGCAAATGCCGCCTGATGCACATCCAGGTTGTAGTAACCAAAATCGTGCTGGGCAGCTATCGCCTCGTAGCGCTCTGTATTTGGATTCTTCGGGTTCCAATCATTTTTTCCGGCAATCATAAACGACCAGGTTCCAGAAGGATAAGTAGGTACTTGAAAGAGAAGTGTATGCGTGCGGTCGTTTCCAAATATGGATCCTATGCACTGAAAAATATCGACAAATACTTCTCGGTTAAAAACCGGAGACTCCCCTTGAGCAACGAGCAATCCGTCCGACTTCAAAGCCCGATGCGCATTGCGGTAAAATTCAGGAGAGAATAGCCCCTCAGCAGGCCCCACAGGATCGGAACCATCTACCAAAATGAGGTCGTAGGTCGCATCTTCGGCCTGATTAAGAAATTCAATCCCGTCTCCAATAATCAGGTTTAACCGGGGATCATCGAAGGAAGCTGCAATATTGGGCAAATGCTCTTTGGAAGCCTCTACAACATTAGCATCAATCTCAACCATAGTTACCTGCTCCACATCGGAATAACGAAGCACTTCTCGAACAGTACCTCCATCACCCCCTCCGATTACCAGAACATTTTTCACTCCAGCATGGCAAAGCATAGCTGGATGGGCAATCATTTCGTGGTAGTGGAACTCATCCTTTTCGGTAGTCATCACCATGTTGTCTATGGTCAGGGTTTTGCCATAGGCATAAGTATCGATTACCCGAACCTGCTGAAATTCGGAAGTCTTGTTGTACAGCAATTCACCCGTGTATCGAAGGGAAAGAGCCTGATTATCGTCTTTGTCGGTAAACCAAACATTTCGATTGTTTCTTGATCCCTGAACTCGTTTACCAGCCTCGGAGCGAATAGAGGAAAGATCAAAATCAATTCGATTTAAAAGATTGAGGTTTCCTCGGAACATTTCCAGCGCCGAATAATTGGTGGCTTTGAACACTTCTTTCAAATGATCGAAAGACTTCCAGGCGTCCACCGTATCGCCACAAGTAAACAGATCTACTGCAGCATATTGGTATTCTGGCCAGGTGTGGATGGCCAGGTGACTTTCCTGAATTACCACAACTCCTGATACGCCATAAGGCGAAAAATGGTGAAAGGTTGAGTTAATAATGGTTGCGCCGGCCACCTCAGCTGCATCTTCCATTCCCTTTTCGATGATGGCCACATCGTTCATAATGGCCGCTTCGCAGCCAATGAACTCCACTAAAATATGTTTTCCTAAAGCACCCATAATTTGCATTACTTCGGCGCAAAAATAATTCAATAGCTTTGAAGTTTTTTGCAGAAAATGGGAACCGATGAACAGTACATGAAGCGATGCTTCGAACTTGCCTCCAATGGATTGGGTCAGGTATCCCCTAACCCACTGGTTGGCTGTGTGGTGGTAAGAAAAGGAAAAATTATTGGAGAAGGTTATCATCGGCAGTACGGTGGACCCCATGCAGAACCCAATGCCATCCGATCGGTTTCGCATAATGAATGGCTGAAAGAATCTACCCTTTATGTTAACCTGGAGCCTTGTGCCCATCATGGGAAAACACCTCCCTGCGCCGACCTGATCATTGCCTCTCAAATTCCCCGTGTAGTAATTTCGGTAAAAGACCCTTTTCCGCTGGTAAAAGGTCGTGGAATAGAAAAGCTTATTCAAGCTGGTGTAGAGGTCAAAACCGGAGTATTGGAAAAGGAAGGTGAGTTTTTAAACCGACGTTTTCTTACCTTTCATCGAAAACAACGACCGTATATTTTGCTCAAATGGGCACAGACGGCCGATGGTTTTATGGATCGAATCAAAAGCGATAAAAAACATAAACCGCTAAAAATCAGCAATAAAACCAACTCAACACTGGTACATACCTGGCGCAGTCAGGAAGATGCCATTTGTGTCGGCCGCAAAACAGTTGAGGCAGACAACCCAAGTCTTACGGTAAGATATGTAACCGGAAGCCAACCTGTACGTATTATTTTAGGTAGGAATGTGAAACCTGATCAATCCAGAGCGGTGCTGGATGATTCTGTGAAGACACTCGTATATAATCAAAACCTGGAGGAAGTTCAGGGAAATACCCACTGGATTAAAGTAACCAGCGAAGAATCTTTCCTCTCAGAAGTTTTGACAGACTTGTATCAAAAGGGAATCCAGAGCGTTTTGGTTGAAGGTGGTGCTCAGTTGCACCATAGTTTTTTAGGTACTGACCTCTGGGATGAAATTCGAATCACCACGTCAGACCAGTACATCGGAGAAGGGGTTGCTGCACCCACGGTAAATCAGAATTATCAGGACGAATTTGCCACGGGTTCAGGTAACAAGGTAGGTATCATCTACCGCGATTCTCCCTAATTAATAATGAAACGTCTGTTCTTGATACGAGAAATGACATATAGAAAAGGTTTGATGGCCACCCTGGTTTTGTTCTTGGTGGTGCTTCTCATTTCCCCTGAAGTAAAGGCTGGAAACGACCTTCCGTTTATGCCTCATGGGCAACGAGAGCTGGATGACCTTTATTCCCATCAAGCCGATTCCAATCTCTCCGATAGTTCCCGGGTCTCAGCCGAAAGCGACAGTTTGTTTAATGCTCGGTTTTACAATCTTCTCGGAAAAATTCACGCCGAAAAAGGAAACTATGCCATTGCGCTGGAATACTTCAACACCACCAACGAATACTTTAATCCCGATTCACCGAGTTCTTTATTTGTGACCAATTTATTGGACCGGGGAAATGTCTTTTACCTCAACAAAGATTTTGGGAAAGCCCAATCTGATTTTGAACAGGCCCGGAATCTGTCGATGCAACTCAACGACAGCATGGCTCTTTCCACCGCAATGAACAACCTGGCCCTAATCGCACTAAACCAAAACAATCTCAAAGAAGCAGAAAGCCTGTTTATGCAGTCCTATCAGATCAGGCTGGGAATTGACGATCCCTTTTTGGTGGGACACAGCTTAGGCTATTTAGGCTACTACCACTTCTTTCAAGAAGATTACGAGCAATCGTTAAACCTCTATAAACAGGCCGTGAACTCCATCGAAAAGGTGGACAAGGAGGATCATGATGACCAATATTTTCAAGAATGGGCTCGGTTGTGTAATGACCAAGGGCTGACCTTCTATAAAATGAACCAGGCCGAGATGGCCAATAAGTGCGCGGAAAAGGCGAAAAGTATCGCTGAGAAAATTGCCAATAACCAATCTCGTATCAAGATCCTGTATCAGGCTGCCAAACTTCAATTTATTAGCGGCTTTCACAAACCCTCTCTGGACTTATCGAAAGAGACATTAGAAATGGCCCGTAACACGGGAGACCGTGAAATGCAACTGCAAATCAATCAGTTGATTTCCAACAATTACGAAAAACTTAGAGACTTCGAAAAGGCCATTGACTTTGCCCGGAAGAGTAATGAATTGAAGCAACAAATTTCAGAAGAAAGAATTGCCCAGCGCCTCGCCGATGAGCGCTTTAGCTATCAAGTATTGACCAATCGACGTTTGCTGAAAATGGCCCGCCAGGAAAGCGACTTGAAGACTACCGAATTACAAGCCCAACAAAGGATTAGTCAGTTGTTGATTGTCATTATTCTGATCAGTTTGATCGCCGTAATAAGCCTCTACGTCTCGAATAAACAGAAAATAAAAGTCAACCAAAAGCTGGTAGAGACGAATCAACTCATTGAAAAACAGAACCAGGAAATTCGCAAACAGCAAACCGAAATTAGCCTGGCCAATGAGCAACTGCAAAACAAATTCAAGGAGCTGGAAGATATGGCCAGCGAAAAGTCACACCTACTTAGTATTGTCGCTCATGACCTTCGCACTCCACTCAACTCCATCATTGGTCTCTGTGATTTGTTGAAACTCGAAGAAGAGAATGGAAAATTCAGTGAAGACACTCCACGTTACATTCAACTGATTAAAGAATCAGGCAATCGAATGCTCAATATGATTACGACCCTGCTCAACGTAAGGAAAATCGAAAATCAAAACATTGAGGTAAAATTGACGGACGTTGCTATTCGCAAGGTGGTGGACAAGATATTGGAGGAACACCTGAACTGGTATGAAAGAAAGTCGATTCATATTGATGCCTCTCAAGTAGATGCGGAAGTGAGCATTCGGGTAGATCAATACTTGTTTCACCAGGTAGCCGAAAACCTCATTACCAATGCCATAAAATACTCCTCCTTTAATACCGATATCAGCCTCTTTACGCGGGTAAAAAATGACCGGGTATTGCTGGCGGTAATGGATCATGGACCGGGAATAAGCGATGAGGACAAAACCAAGCTATTTACCCGCTACCAAAGACTAAGCGCTCGACCAACAGCGGGTGAAGATTCCATAGGTATTGGCTTGTCGCTGGTCAAAAAGCTGACCGACCTAATGGACGGAAATGTATGGTGTGATACCGAACTTGGCAAAGGAACTACCTTTTATGTAGAGTTTCCCAAGACCGTATAAGTTACATTTGCCGCATGCTCTACCTGCTGTTAAGCATTGGAACCACTACCCTTCTTTTTATACTGTTCAAAGTTTTTGAACGTCAAAAGGTGGATTTGTTCAGCGCCATTGTCGTTAACTACGCCGTGGCCGCTGCGCTGGGAAGTGTTTTAATTTTCCCCAAAACTATCATCCCAGAAGGTCCTCCAGGTGAATATTTACTTCTATTAGCCTTGGGAGCCCTCTTTATTTCTCTTTTCGTTTTGTTGGGTAGAACGGCTCAAAACCAAGGTATTTCTATTGCGGTAACGGCCAATAAAATGTCCTTGATCATTCCCGTTTTACTGGCCTTCGTTCTTTTAGGGGAATCCATACAAAGCTTACAACTCATGGGCATTTTTGTAGCCTTAACAGGGATTGCTTTAACCCTCTATCGACCTTCCGGAGATAAAGTGCTCTCAGGCATTATTTGGCCTTTGATCGTTTTTGCAGGCAGTGGATTGATTGATTTCCTACTGAAATATGGGCAGCACCACTATTTAGAAGGAGAGCACGACTTTCTGGCCTTCACCTCAGGAATCTTTTTCGTAGCGCTTGTATTCGGTTTGATTTATGGGTTAGCAACCCGTCAATTTCGTTTGAGTGAACGTACCCTGCTCTATGGAGCCTTATTGGGAGTGCCGAACTTCTTTAGTATCTATTTCCTGCTTCTGGCTTTGGGTAAAGCTGGTATGGAAAGCACCGTTTTACTTCCGGTTAACAACAGTTCGGTCTTGCTGCTCTCTACTCTTTTGTCCATGCTCCTGTTTAAAGAGAAGCTTTCTACCCTCAATCGCATTGGAGTTTTGATCTCATTGGGCGCCATCTTCTTAATTCTGTATGGCTCATGAGTGATGACAGAGAATTTCTAACCCTGGAAAAACCCACAGAAGGCCTATTCAAAGATCGTGGATCCAAGCATTTTTCCTTTGCCTACCCCGTTAGTACCCTGGAAGAAATCAAGGCCCATTTGCAGCGATTACGGGATGAACACCCCACTGCCAACCACGTTTGCTACGGCTATCGATTAACTGGCCAATCGATAATCGAATATGCCTCCGACGATGGTGAACCGTCCAACAGTGCAGGAGCCCCTATACTGGGTCAACTCAAATCCATGGAATTAGAAAACGTGCTGGTAGCTGTAGTCCGCTATTTTGGGGGAACTAAGCTGGGCGTTCCCGGATTGATCAATGCCTATCGTACCGCCGCCCGAGAAGCTTTGGATGCCGGAAAAATGATTCGTAAGCAGCCGACGGTGGTTTTGGAGCTTAGGTTTACCTACGATCAGTCGGGTGAAGTGGATCGAACCTTGAGGCAGTTGAATCTGGTTCCGATTCACAAAGAATATACAGAAACCTGCCTGCTGCGGGTCGAATTAAAAAAATTGGATCAGGATAGCATTCTTCGTAAATTTGAACGAATAACTGATCTCGAATGGACCCTAAACGCTCCCTAATTCTCTCTTTGATCCTGGCGCTATCATGGCCGACCTTTTCCCAGGATGCATCTTTGAATACCGAACAAATTTTTAATCGAATCCCACAGGTTCAGTCCTTTTCCAATGGACCGGTATTAAAAAACGCGGAGGAAGGATTGCACTATTACAACGAACATTCTGCTGCAGACCTGAGAGAGGACCGGGAATGGAGAATGCTTCATCAAAATCAAAGTCTTAAGGCCAACCATTTTACCTATCAACAATATTATCTGGGGATCGAAGTGCTGGATGGCATTTTGAAAATAAACACCCTACTCAATGGTCAAACCTATTTAATCACTGATTACTCCATAACCCAATCCGCTTCTCAGCAAGCTATGCAACGAGCCCAATCCTTAAGTGAATGGGATAAAACGCAACACGTTTGGGTACCTAATACATCTGGCGAACTCTCTTTAGTTAAGCGTATCAAGGCCAATGAACAAATCGCC is a window encoding:
- a CDS encoding agmatinase family protein codes for the protein MDHSFDPNGVGVNNGNYFGFPFSPEEGKLVLLSVPWDATTSYRRGTANGPRSIIEASVQLDFFDEDVSEAWNLGIATLPLNEEMEQWNEQASAASEEVIDALENGQALTSDLKAKVVQVNQWSNQVGSWVKEESAQWLNRGKLVGLVGGEHSCPLGLMKALGDIHPEYGILQIDAHADLRPAYEGFTYSHASIMYNMLKEVSSVKKLVQVGIRDFCEQEWHLIQEDNRIQAFTDRSLKKALLEGESWKTCVDRIISALPDKVYLSVDIDGLDPSLCPHTGTPVPGGLSYDQLTYLIQSIPMAGKQIIGFDLCEVSPDNHGEWDQNVGARLLYFLANRTLLSKA
- the speE gene encoding polyamine aminopropyltransferase, translated to MGALGKHILVEFIGCEAAIMNDVAIIEKGMEDAAEVAGATIINSTFHHFSPYGVSGVVVIQESHLAIHTWPEYQYAAVDLFTCGDTVDAWKSFDHLKEVFKATNYSALEMFRGNLNLLNRIDFDLSSIRSEAGKRVQGSRNNRNVWFTDKDDNQALSLRYTGELLYNKTSEFQQVRVIDTYAYGKTLTIDNMVMTTEKDEFHYHEMIAHPAMLCHAGVKNVLVIGGGDGGTVREVLRYSDVEQVTMVEIDANVVEASKEHLPNIAASFDDPRLNLIIGDGIEFLNQAEDATYDLILVDGSDPVGPAEGLFSPEFYRNAHRALKSDGLLVAQGESPVFNREVFVDIFQCIGSIFGNDRTHTLLFQVPTYPSGTWSFMIAGKNDWNPKNPNTERYEAIAAQHDFGYYNLDVHQAAFAQPNYIKKMLHGSLV
- the ribD gene encoding bifunctional diaminohydroxyphosphoribosylaminopyrimidine deaminase/5-amino-6-(5-phosphoribosylamino)uracil reductase RibD is translated as MGTDEQYMKRCFELASNGLGQVSPNPLVGCVVVRKGKIIGEGYHRQYGGPHAEPNAIRSVSHNEWLKESTLYVNLEPCAHHGKTPPCADLIIASQIPRVVISVKDPFPLVKGRGIEKLIQAGVEVKTGVLEKEGEFLNRRFLTFHRKQRPYILLKWAQTADGFMDRIKSDKKHKPLKISNKTNSTLVHTWRSQEDAICVGRKTVEADNPSLTVRYVTGSQPVRIILGRNVKPDQSRAVLDDSVKTLVYNQNLEEVQGNTHWIKVTSEESFLSEVLTDLYQKGIQSVLVEGGAQLHHSFLGTDLWDEIRITTSDQYIGEGVAAPTVNQNYQDEFATGSGNKVGIIYRDSP
- a CDS encoding tetratricopeptide repeat-containing sensor histidine kinase, whose protein sequence is MTYRKGLMATLVLFLVVLLISPEVKAGNDLPFMPHGQRELDDLYSHQADSNLSDSSRVSAESDSLFNARFYNLLGKIHAEKGNYAIALEYFNTTNEYFNPDSPSSLFVTNLLDRGNVFYLNKDFGKAQSDFEQARNLSMQLNDSMALSTAMNNLALIALNQNNLKEAESLFMQSYQIRLGIDDPFLVGHSLGYLGYYHFFQEDYEQSLNLYKQAVNSIEKVDKEDHDDQYFQEWARLCNDQGLTFYKMNQAEMANKCAEKAKSIAEKIANNQSRIKILYQAAKLQFISGFHKPSLDLSKETLEMARNTGDREMQLQINQLISNNYEKLRDFEKAIDFARKSNELKQQISEERIAQRLADERFSYQVLTNRRLLKMARQESDLKTTELQAQQRISQLLIVIILISLIAVISLYVSNKQKIKVNQKLVETNQLIEKQNQEIRKQQTEISLANEQLQNKFKELEDMASEKSHLLSIVAHDLRTPLNSIIGLCDLLKLEEENGKFSEDTPRYIQLIKESGNRMLNMITTLLNVRKIENQNIEVKLTDVAIRKVVDKILEEHLNWYERKSIHIDASQVDAEVSIRVDQYLFHQVAENLITNAIKYSSFNTDISLFTRVKNDRVLLAVMDHGPGISDEDKTKLFTRYQRLSARPTAGEDSIGIGLSLVKKLTDLMDGNVWCDTELGKGTTFYVEFPKTV
- a CDS encoding EamA family transporter, with translation MLYLLLSIGTTTLLFILFKVFERQKVDLFSAIVVNYAVAAALGSVLIFPKTIIPEGPPGEYLLLLALGALFISLFVLLGRTAQNQGISIAVTANKMSLIIPVLLAFVLLGESIQSLQLMGIFVALTGIALTLYRPSGDKVLSGIIWPLIVFAGSGLIDFLLKYGQHHYLEGEHDFLAFTSGIFFVALVFGLIYGLATRQFRLSERTLLYGALLGVPNFFSIYFLLLALGKAGMESTVLLPVNNSSVLLLSTLLSMLLFKEKLSTLNRIGVLISLGAIFLILYGS
- a CDS encoding YigZ family protein, whose translation is MSDDREFLTLEKPTEGLFKDRGSKHFSFAYPVSTLEEIKAHLQRLRDEHPTANHVCYGYRLTGQSIIEYASDDGEPSNSAGAPILGQLKSMELENVLVAVVRYFGGTKLGVPGLINAYRTAAREALDAGKMIRKQPTVVLELRFTYDQSGEVDRTLRQLNLVPIHKEYTETCLLRVELKKLDQDSILRKFERITDLEWTLNAP